Below is a genomic region from Roseovarius arcticus.
TCAGGGACCGCCCCAAGGATGTACTTCGCCGCATACAGATGATCTATCAAATGCCAGACGTTGCCCTTAACCCGCGGATGAAGGTCAAAGATGTTATCGGGCGACCGCTGGCTTTCTATTTCGGCTTGACCGAAGATACCAAAGATCAACGCGTCGCTGAACTACTTGAGAAAATCGAACTGGGCGACACCTATCTTGATCGGTATCCGTCTGAATTATCCGGGGGCGAGAAGCAGCGGGTGTGCATCGCCCGCGCGCTGGCCGCTGAGCCCGAGCTTATCGTGTGTGATGAAATCACATCGGCGCTGGATCCGTTGGTGGCCGAAGGCATTCTTAAATTGCTACAGGATCTTCAGAACGATCTGGCGGTTTCATATTTGTTTATCACCCACGATCTGGCAACGGTAAAAGCCATTTCCGACGAAATTGTTGTCATGCATCAGGGGCGGGTCGTGGAGCAGGGCACCCGCGACGAAATTCTGACCCCGCCACATCATGAATACACGGAACTATTGCTGTCCTCGGTCCCCGAAATGGACCCTCACTGGCTGACAAACGTGCTGCAACATCGAAAAGAACTGCAAGCAAATCTCCTCAATCAGAAAAATCAGTAACTTGCCCCTGCCAATAGGTTACCCGACCGCGTCTTCTGCCCGGGAAACGGCCCGATACTGTCCAGAATTGGCGCGATGAGAAAGGACCCGGCCAACGCGAAGCGTACGCTGGAGAATTCCCCTGTATGGCACTGTCAGAGCAAAATGGCTTGAGGCGTGTTGGGCAGTCGCCTTACTTCGCCGGATAACACAACACATTCCGTTTCGGTACTTTAAAACCAGCCCCGAAATCATTCGCCTGGCGGTGATGATGTATGTCCGATTTCCGCTGTCTATTCGAAATGTGGAGGATGTATTGCGCAAACGCCGTATCGATATCGACAAGGCGACAGTGTATTTAAATTCAATGACTTACGGACTAGAGAAGGTTCGACCCCAGTCCGGCTCTGTCAGAGCAAAACCGGTTGAGGCGGGGAGGGCGAGCACTTAGCGTCGCGTGATGACAAAACGCAACGCCTTTCGTTACTTCAAGACGAGCCCAGAGATCATCCGTCTGGCCGTCATGATGTACTTTCGATTTCCGCTTTCGCTTCGGAACGTGGAAGACCTTCTGCACGAACGCGGCATCGACATTAGCCACGAAACTGTTCGATTTTGGTGGAACAGATTTGGTCCGATGTTTGCCGCTGAAATCCGCAGAAAACGAGTGCAGCAGATGCGTGCATACTCGAATTGGCAGTGGCACTTGGATGAGGTGTTCGTGAAGATCAACGGCGAGACGCACTATCTTTGGCGGGCTGTGGATCATGAAGGGGAAGTCCTGGAAAGCTTTGTCACAAAGCGCCGTGATCGCAAGGCAGCATTGAAATTTCTTAGGAAAACCATGAAACGCCATGGTCGCGCACATATTTTCGTCACCGACATGCTGCGTTCCTACGGCGCGGCAATGAAGGTCATCGGCAACGTAGACAGACAGGAAACCGGCCGATGGCTCAACAACCGGGCTGAGAATTCACACCAGCCATTTCGAAGGCGAGAACGGGCCATGCTTCGGTTCAGACGCATGCGAAGTTTGCAAAAATTCGCCGCCGTTCACGCTTCCGTCTATAACCACTTTAATCATGAACGCAGCCTCTCAAGTCGACCCTATTTCAAGCTGAATCGCGCCGCTGCTCTTGCCGAGTGGCGCCAACTCGGCGCGGCATAACAGGCAGGCACGCCACCCTTGCAGAGACGAGTTCGAATTGGTCTGACAGCACCCTCAGAATGCTTGATGTCCATTTCGCCAACTTCAAGCTGCCTGCCGTTGGAGCGGAGCCATGCTGCAAGAAGCTCGACCGTTGCTGCCAATTGGTCAGTCTTGCGCAGTGAACACTCCCACACCGTTGCGACCCGCCATCCTGCCTCTAACAACTGGCCCTGTACAGCGCCGTCCCGGGTCACATTCGCGTCGAACTTCGCCTGCCAGAATTCTGGACGCGTCGATGGAGTGGTTGTGTAACGACAGCCCTCATGGCGGTGCCAAAAGCAGCCATGCACGAAGACGATTGTGTGATGCTTCGGAAACACGAGATCAGGTCGCCCGGGGACATTCTTCGAATGCAGCCGGTAACGGAAGCCGCGTGCATGAAGCGCCCGCCGAAGCACCAGTTCGGGCTTCGTGTCCTTCCCCTTGATCCCGGCCATCATCCGGGAACGGGTCTGTTTGTCTACGATATCGGTCACGTGCACCCTGGTCTTCGATCTGGAACCTAGTATACACCGACTGAATGAATTTCGTCAGGAGCCTGATTTGTCAGCCACTTTCGGCATTGTCGATCTGTTCGCCGGTCCAGGCGGACTTGGCGAGGGATTTGCCTCCCTGGTCGAGGACGGACATGTGCCGTTCCGGATCGGCATCTCGGTCGAGAAAGAGGCATCGGCCCATCGCACCCTGACGCTGCGCGCATTCCTGCGTGAATACCGGGCGCTTTACGGCACCTTGCCCGATCAGTTTATCGATTTCCACGCGGGGCTTGTCCCCGAGCCGGATTGGTCAGCAGTCGACGCCGAAGCGTGGCAGCTTGCCATTGATGAGGCTCGTGCACTCGAGCTCGGCACTGAGGCAGCTGCGACGGCAATTGACGGCGCCATCGCGAAGCTGCGCAAAAACCATGACGATACGATTCTGATCGGCGGACCGCCCTGTCAGGCTTATTCCCTGGTCGGGCGCGCCCGGGCCAAGGGCAAGATCGGCTATGTGCCTGAAGAGGATGAGCGGCATTACCTGTTCCGAGAGTACATCCGCGTGCTCGACAGGCTTCGTCCCGCCGCTTTCGTGATGGAAAACGTCAAGGGCATGCTGTCCTCGACTGTCGAAAGCCGACTTGTCTTCGAGATGCTGATGGAGGATCTGTCCTCGCTCGGCACGGGCCACGGTCATCACTACGAGCTGCTGGCTGTTCGGGTGGAAGATGGAAAAGCCAGCCTGCAAGAAGCAGGGCGACCGTCTGATTTCATCGTGCGGGCCGAGCAGTTCGGGGTCCCGCAACGGCGCCACAGGGTGATCATTGTCGGAATTCGGTCCGACCTTTCGGGCAAGGCTGCGCGCGCCGAGATTGCTGTCTCGGGTCTGACGCGGACGGTCAGCGACATAATCGGGACGATGCCCGAGCTGCGCAGCGGAATTAGTCGTGGTCGGGACGATTCATCGGCGTGGCGAAAAGAGGTCATTGAAGCGGCGAAACTTCTGACCAAAACCCATAAGGGGAAGGAGAACGCCCCACTTCGGGAGGCATTCTCATCCGTTGCCAAGGGAATGAAGTCGGGAGCGCCGAGCCGTCGGACGGCGTCTTCCCTGCCAGATGGCTATGGCACCTCGAACGATGAACTGCTGCGCTGGCTTGAGCGGCCAGAACTGCGCGCCATTGCCCAGCACGAAACGCGCGGGCACATGCCCTCGGATCTTGGACGGTATCTGTTCGCCGCTGTGTTCGGGGCAGTGCGCGGTTATAGCCCAAAGGCGGCTGATTTTCCGATCACGCTCAGCCCGGCCCATCGGAACTGGCACAGCGGCGTCTTCAATGACCGATTTCGAGTCCAACTGGCCGAAGCAGCCGCGACTACGGTAACCAGCCATATCTCCAAGGATGGACATTACTTCATCCATCCCGATCCGATGCAGTGCCGCAGCCTGACAGTTCGCGAGGCCGCCCGGCTGCAGACCTTCCCCGACGACTACCTTTTCCTGGGGAACCGGACCCAGCAGTACGTCCAGGTTGGAAACGCGGTGCCGCCGTTTCTTGCTCGGCATATTGCGAAACTGCTTCAGATCGCGTTGGGCTAATTCCCTCTATCCGCGCCGCTCGCTCTTGCCTCCAATTCGCTTTCTCAAATTTCTAACGTCGATCATCAATTCTGAAATTTCATCAAAACGACCCAAAAGGTAATTTAAGGCATTCGTTTCAGAACGTCCTAAGACGGCTTTTTTGTTGCTGAGTTTAGCGAGCGCGCGGCTTGACTTGGGCGACAACCAGTTTCGTTCTGCAGCGACCTGACGCACCCGAAGAACAGAAGAGCTAATTTCCTTCTGCGTGGGCATTCCATTTTCCGTATTGTCCTTGCTGTCAGGGGTGATACGGGCAGTAACTTTCGAAGCGGGAGCTTTCTCGGGCCGCGCGCTCGGATACTCCAGTTCCACCTCGTCTTCCGGGTTCTCAGCATTGAACAAAGCTTTTCTAAGTAGGTCCGTGTCGGACCGGTGTCGGGCGAATGTGCCTGCGACTTTTAGTACATGCTCAGTCGCGGCTCGTTCTCGCTTCGAGAGCGGTGCTGATTGTCGCGATGCTTTATCAAGCGCCGCCGCCGCGGACAGCCAGCGCCGACGCAACGCAAACTCTTTTAGGCGCACAAATGCTTCTAGGTGTTGAAAAGACCTACCTTGAGATTCAGAAGTTTCTTGGTGCTGCTGGTCTTCTGTGGGTGACCTCGCAAAACCAGTGTCTATCGAGTTAGCGGTTGACGCAAACTCGATATCTTCGAGGCTCCAGTCTTCTTCGTCGTGGTCCCAGCGGACTACGTCAACCTTTTGAAATGTGCCTCGCGCCTGCAACCCCTTTTGGGCAATAAAATGATCTTCTGCGCTCAGCTCGACTTCAAAATCCAGTGGTTGAATATCTTCCGGAATTGGGCTTTGCGAGTGAGCGAGATTAATTGCATTCGCAGTTTTTTGAACAGGTGCTTCATCGCCAACATGAGCGAGACTGGCGGTCTGACTTGAGGTTCTTCCATTGGCTCCCTGAACAGGGAGTTCATGATCCGTCTTGTGCTTCGAAACAGATATCGATCGCCGTCTAATCCGTCGAAACAATGACTTTGCATTTCTCCACAAAATCACTCGAGCTTCTCCACATCAGGTTTCACAATTCGCTTTGTTAACGATTCATATGAACCCAAAGCCCAAGCATTTTATTCAACGAAGTTCCTGGATTGAACCATGCGGCGCTGGAAATTCAGCAGCCCTGACATTCACCCACGTATCCGCCCGTTTCGCCACTTCCGAGAACTGCTGTCCCGGGGCGATCCGGTTGAACTCCGCGTTCACGATCACCGCCCAGTCCCAGAGCAGGTCGCGCAAACCGCCGGAAATCCCCTGCCGCATCCAGACCTGCTGAAGATCGAGCCTATCGCCGAGCTTTTCCGAAACAACGGCAACGACATAGGTGGCAATGTTCACATAGCCTTGACGAAAAATCTCTTTTGCATCTTTTGTTTTGATCATGCTTTCGATCGCCTTGAAAATCATGACTTTCGCAATCATCGCGCGAAACCAATTTGCATCAAGTGGACTGGGAACGAGATTTGGATTATCATCGAGAGCGTCCATCAGTGCTTTGAAATTCTTTTCGCCGGCAAGAGCGACCTGATTGGGCTTACCTCGCCAAGCTTCATGGTACTTGGCAATGTCGGTCTTGGTCAGTTTGCGCCTTGGTGGGATCATCTCCTTCAGCTTGCGACGTTTGGCAGGTGTGGTGCCCTCTCTCAGCAGCATGACGTTGTAGGCGCCAGCCGCCCGCTCGTAGAACCAACGGGTAGCGCCATCCGGGCACCAAGTGTCGTTTGCTAGTTTTTCAAGCTCTCGATGGAATGGACGATTTGCCGAGAGGTCCGACATTTTCACCGCGTTCTGGCTGTTTGCATAACGCGAG
It encodes:
- a CDS encoding DNA mismatch endonuclease Vsr yields the protein MTDIVDKQTRSRMMAGIKGKDTKPELVLRRALHARGFRYRLHSKNVPGRPDLVFPKHHTIVFVHGCFWHRHEGCRYTTTPSTRPEFWQAKFDANVTRDGAVQGQLLEAGWRVATVWECSLRKTDQLAATVELLAAWLRSNGRQLEVGEMDIKHSEGAVRPIRTRLCKGGVPACYAAPSWRHSARAAARFSLK
- a CDS encoding IS6 family transposase, which encodes MTKRNAFRYFKTSPEIIRLAVMMYFRFPLSLRNVEDLLHERGIDISHETVRFWWNRFGPMFAAEIRRKRVQQMRAYSNWQWHLDEVFVKINGETHYLWRAVDHEGEVLESFVTKRRDRKAALKFLRKTMKRHGRAHIFVTDMLRSYGAAMKVIGNVDRQETGRWLNNRAENSHQPFRRRERAMLRFRRMRSLQKFAAVHASVYNHFNHERSLSSRPYFKLNRAAALAEWRQLGAA
- a CDS encoding DNA cytosine methyltransferase, producing the protein MSATFGIVDLFAGPGGLGEGFASLVEDGHVPFRIGISVEKEASAHRTLTLRAFLREYRALYGTLPDQFIDFHAGLVPEPDWSAVDAEAWQLAIDEARALELGTEAAATAIDGAIAKLRKNHDDTILIGGPPCQAYSLVGRARAKGKIGYVPEEDERHYLFREYIRVLDRLRPAAFVMENVKGMLSSTVESRLVFEMLMEDLSSLGTGHGHHYELLAVRVEDGKASLQEAGRPSDFIVRAEQFGVPQRRHRVIIVGIRSDLSGKAARAEIAVSGLTRTVSDIIGTMPELRSGISRGRDDSSAWRKEVIEAAKLLTKTHKGKENAPLREAFSSVAKGMKSGAPSRRTASSLPDGYGTSNDELLRWLERPELRAIAQHETRGHMPSDLGRYLFAAVFGAVRGYSPKAADFPITLSPAHRNWHSGVFNDRFRVQLAEAAATTVTSHISKDGHYFIHPDPMQCRSLTVREAARLQTFPDDYLFLGNRTQQYVQVGNAVPPFLARHIAKLLQIALG